A single window of Synechococcus sp. CBW1004 DNA harbors:
- the rfbG gene encoding CDP-glucose 4,6-dehydratase, producing the protein MLVNPTRASVDVARPDPLFWRGRRVLLTGHSGFKGSWLTLWLLRLGADVYGVSLPPDASVPLWQGLDLESAEHLKGRLRTAWIDIADADALNAYVSAVQPEVVFHLAAQPLVRRGYAEPVLTWCTNVLGTIHLLEALRRLLSPCSLVAITTDKVYANREWEHGYREPDPLGGYDPYSSSKAAAELAIASWRDSFCGDAPHQKSDLTIASVRAGNVIGGGDWSADRIVPDLIRALAGGSTLQLRSPASTRPWQHVLEPLAAYLLLAERLSGHRPTTQSCDSPERFTTSFNIGPPLSSNRSVLELVQAALPHWPGATADVVKLDPAAVSEPHEASLLHLSSDRAHHRLGWRPLWDFSTTVAHTMAWYHRHHQLSAAGPVPAAALQSLCLEQIEAYLASSPCS; encoded by the coding sequence ATGTTGGTAAATCCCACGAGAGCTTCCGTTGACGTCGCTCGCCCTGATCCACTCTTTTGGCGTGGGCGTCGAGTCTTGCTCACTGGTCACAGCGGCTTTAAGGGGAGCTGGCTGACCCTCTGGTTGCTTCGTCTCGGAGCAGATGTGTACGGAGTGTCGTTGCCTCCCGATGCTTCCGTTCCGCTCTGGCAAGGTCTTGATCTGGAGTCGGCGGAGCATTTGAAAGGCCGTCTGCGGACTGCTTGGATTGACATCGCAGATGCTGATGCTCTAAACGCCTATGTGTCCGCTGTACAGCCGGAGGTGGTGTTTCATCTTGCGGCTCAGCCTTTGGTGCGTCGTGGCTACGCCGAGCCAGTGCTCACTTGGTGCACAAATGTTCTTGGCACCATCCACCTGTTGGAGGCTTTGCGACGACTTCTAAGTCCTTGTAGTTTGGTGGCTATTACTACCGACAAGGTGTATGCCAACCGTGAATGGGAGCATGGCTACCGAGAGCCCGATCCGCTTGGTGGCTATGATCCCTACAGCAGCTCTAAGGCTGCGGCTGAGCTTGCGATTGCCAGTTGGCGTGACAGTTTCTGCGGAGATGCTCCCCATCAGAAATCCGATCTGACGATCGCTTCGGTGCGCGCTGGCAATGTAATCGGTGGTGGAGACTGGTCGGCCGACCGCATCGTGCCGGATCTGATCCGTGCCCTTGCCGGCGGCTCGACCCTGCAGCTGCGCTCACCCGCCTCCACCCGCCCCTGGCAACATGTGTTGGAGCCACTGGCGGCCTATTTGTTGTTGGCCGAGCGTCTCAGCGGTCATCGCCCGACGACCCAGTCCTGCGATTCGCCTGAGCGCTTCACCACCAGCTTTAATATCGGGCCCCCGCTCAGCTCCAATCGCAGCGTGCTTGAGCTGGTGCAGGCCGCCCTTCCTCATTGGCCCGGGGCCACGGCTGACGTGGTGAAGCTTGACCCGGCGGCTGTGTCAGAGCCCCATGAGGCTTCCTTGCTGCATCTCAGTTCCGATCGCGCCCATCACCGGCTCGGCTGGCGACCCCTCTGGGATTTCAGCACCACCGTGGCCCACACCATGGCCTGGTACCACCGCCACCATCAGCTCAGTGCTGCGGGGCCGGTGCCAGCCGCGGCCCTGCAGAGCCTGTGCCTTGAGCAGATCGAAGCCTACCTGGCCTCTTCCCCATGCAGCTGA